The genomic segment TATCTTCTTTCCTTTCTGGAACAGCCGTGCACGTATCAAGCTCCTTTATGGTGGATATGGTTCCGGTAAATCGGTGGACATCGCTGATAACCTTATCAATCAAGCCCTTAACGATAAGTACTTTAAATGCTACTACGGCAGAAAGATCTTTGATACTGTAAGGGGCTCCTGCTTCGAAACGCTGTATGAACGCATAGAAGATCACGGATTGCAGCAGTATTTCAGCTATAGCCCTGCACCAACATCGACCATGATTATCCAGTGCGTCAACGGTAATAAATTTATCCCGTTTGGCTCTGATAAGCCTGATAAGTTAAAATCTATCAAAGACCCGACGCATATTTGGTGTGAAGAGTTTGATCAGTTTGAGGATGGCGACGGTGAGAAACAAGGAGATTTTCAGTTACTCTTCCCAAGGCTCAGGACAACAAAAGCAATAACGCAATTCATTGGCTCCTTCAACACAGCGCCGGTGATGCCTAACCATTGGGTATTAAAGTACTTTTTCCCCGAGCTGTATGTTGGTGAAAAGGCAAAGATCGATATCCTTGATGGCATTGATATACAGAAGATTTTTGCTAATTACTCTGATAACTATTTCATCAACCAGGAAGAGTATTATAAACAGTTGGTTCTCGCTTCCGGTGGAGATACAAAGCTTTTAGATGCGATTGCTAAAGGTGATTGGGGGGCAGCTTCGGAAGGACTGCTGTTCCCTTTGAACGAGTTAAAATTCTATGAGCCTTCCGCTATTGCTACAGCCAAAGCCGAATATCTGTACATACCTGTCGATCCTGCTGATAAGGGCGGCGACTTCTACGCCGCTTTGAAATGTCTGCTCATAGGCAATAAGGTTTACATCACAGAAGTGATTTTCAACAATGATGGTACCGACGTGAATATCCCTGCAACTGTTGATATGGCTACCGGCAACAAAGCTGATTTTGTTGAAGTCGAGGGTAACAGTGGCTGGGTTATTGCCGGCAAGGATATCAGGAAGGATATAAACGAGCGGATGCCGGAATGTGAAGTAAGGATCATCAAGCCTTATACTGCTAAAGAAACCCGCATATTAGCGATGAGCTCCTGGGTAAAGCACAACGTATACTTTAATCCTGAATACAGAGGCAATAAGCAGTATACAGCTTTTATCAATAACGTTACCAATTATCGCAAAGAGGGAAAGAACCCGCATGATGACGGACCGGATGTTCTGGCGCAATTAGGGGCTTTTTTCAAGTCTACATTTTCCCATCTCTGGTAGTGCGTCTATAGCAATTTGCCAGCCCTTTTTTAAGATTTCACTTTTGTATCGGGTGAATACCTGATATCGAATGCGCATAGGACCTTTTAACATTTCGTGGGGTTACAAACAACTGGAAAGCCAGAATGCCTGGAAACAGGATCTGGGTAAGTACATATCCTGCCTGTCCGGTGGCTATGCCGCAGCGAACATGATAAAGCTCTTTGAAAGTATACCTGAAGTCTTTGCCCCTATCGACACCATAGCCGGAGCGGTATGTGCTGCCGAATGGCAGTTGCGCCGTATCAAAGATGATGAGGTCGTATATGACAACAAGGTCTGGAACCAGCTATACAACAAGCCAAACTGGAAACAGGACTGGAAGAAGTTGGTGTATAATGCTATCGTGTACAAATACGTAACGGGCAATCGCTATATCTACGCTTATGTACCGGAGACGCTAACTGTCAAAATGGCTAATGTGGTAAACTTATGGCTACTACCACCACAATACACTACCACACGCATTAAGCCCAACCGGCCTAATTACCTGCAAGCTACCGGCGCGTCTGATCTGGTGGAGTATTATGACTTTCAGGCAGGACGTGATAGGCTGAAGATAGCTCCAGAAAATATCCTGCATGATGCTTTTGTAGACATTAACCCTGCGGTGTACGAAAACGGTATTGCGGCTGATTTCCTTGAAGGTGTGAGTCCTTTGATCGCCTGTCACTACCCTATGAGTAACCTCATGGCGGTATATGAGGCAAGGAATGTCATCTATGTGAAACGTGGCTCGTTAGGCTTTTTAGTCAGTAAGAAAGGAGACGCATCAGGATTGATGGCGTTAACCAAGACCGAGAAAGAAGAGCTGCTTAAAGATTATCATAACACCTACGGGCTAAAGCACGGTAAAAGCCCGATCGCTATCACATCGCTACCCGTAGATTTTATAAGAACTGGCCTGAGTATCCAAGAGCTGGAACCATTTACCGAAACAGATGCTTCCTCAGATGCAATATATGCAGCGTTGCGTGTACCTCGTGAACTAAAGCCGAGATCTGAAGGCGCTACGTATGAGAACCAGAAGCAAGCAAAGCGCGGCCTGTTTACTAATGTGGCGATACCTGAAGCGATGCAGTTGGCTGTGTTGTTCTCCACCATCCTGAAGCTTAACGATGAAGGTTACTATCTGTATCCTTCTTTCGACCACGTAGAAGATCTACAGGAGAACAAGAAAGAGAAATCTGATGTGGATTGGCGTAACAATGAAACAAACCGTGTTCGCTTTCAGCATGGTATCATAACACTGGATGATTGGATAGTGGCATCTGGATTAGAGGCTACTAACATACCGCTTTACACGAAACGAATATTTGAAATGACACCCGAAGAACAGGCTATGGTAAAAGCCATAATCAGCGTGAAGGGTGGTGGAAATAGTAGTGGTAACGCAAATGACGGTAACAATGCACAAGACCAAAACCAAAATAACTAAGCCCGCTGTAGACAAAGAAGCCCTTCAGGCATCTATTGCAGAAAAGCAGGCGGCTATAAAGGGCAACAAAATCGTAACCAAAGATGAAAAGGATCATCATACCAGATAATCTGAAGGGCAAACAGCTGTTTGACTTCCTTATTGAGCATAAGGCACTCCTTATCGCTCAGAAGAAAGGCATTTTAAAATGTTGTGAGCCTGTTAGCTATGCGCCTGCGCTATTTACCGTAAAGGAAGATAAGACAATAAAGGCTGCTACTGCCAATGATCTGCCTGATGATATCGGTTCGCTGCGTGTGAAAGTGGTATGTAATGCCGCTCTTTGGTGTGATAGCGCTATGGATGTATTGTTTCCTGACTGCTGGAACAAATCCATGAAGGAGCGCAAAGGTATGATCCCTCACATCTTTGACCATAATCACAGTATTGAGGCTATTGTTGGTGATGTGCAAGCCCTTTATGCCGAGGAGGTACTGTTAAAAGACTTGGGCCTTAAAGAAGCCGGATCTACACAATGCCTCATCATGGAAAGCGACGTGCAGGAAGCCTACAATGAAAAGGTATTCCTGATGTACAAAAAAGGCCATGTAAAACAGCACTCTATTGCCCTGATGTATGTGAAGATAGAGCTGTGTATTAACGATCCTGATTATGGGGTTGAGCATGACGCATGGAAGAAGTATTCCGGTAAAGTTATCAACCAGGATCTGATTGAAGCTAAGGGCTATTTCTGGGCCGTTACCGAGATAAAGCTCTATGAAAATTCTGCCGTTCTGTTCGGCGCAAACGAGTTAACACCGACGCTTGATGTATCTGAGAGCACTAAGAATCAGCCGCTGAAAAGCACTGAGGAGGAGCCGCGAAAGAAAGGCACATCATTCGATCTTAAATCAATAATGCAAACAATTAAAAACTAATTCAGTAATGAAAAGGATTAAACTGAAAATCAATCGCGGCTTAAAACGTGCTCTTATCGTTTCCAGCATATTAGCTACTATTGCCGTGTCGTCTGCAAACGCTAAAGCGGCAGGCGTTAAACTAATGGGTACGTCCCTTGCCCTGGTTAGCGTAGCAGCTAAACTGAAAAAGGCTAAAAAGTGGGATGATCTCGACGAAGGTACCCAGCAATTCATTGAGCTGCAGGATGAGCAGGCTAAAGAGCTAAATGGTGAATTGGAAGCCATCAAAGAAGCCAAGGAGCAACTGGAAGCAGATGCCAAGGAAGCTAAAGAAGCTGCTGAAAAGGGCAACAAAACTATTGAAGAGCTTCAGGAATCTGTAAAGAAACATGCTGCACTGTTCGATCAGTTGAAAAACCGTGTTGAAGGCGTGGATAAAACAGGCGCTATCGCTAAGGCTCTGAAAGAGAACGAAGCGAAGATCAAAGCTTTCCTGGAAGGTGGTAACAAATCCGGTAAGCTGGAGATCGAAGTAAAAGCTGCGCAAACTGCGGCAGATATCCAAACACATACCATCGGCGATTATGCACCAGGTATCGGCCAGATCCCGGTAAGGCAGGCAGCTATTGAGCCTCTGTTCCCTGTAGTAAACACCTCTAAGGAGTTTATCAAATACATGGATCAGGAATCAGTTGTGCGTGATGCTAAAAACGTTGCCGGTTGTGCTGCTTCTAACCATAACACAAAGCTGGAATGGAAAGAACGAAACATCCAGATCACAAAGGTTCGTGATTTTCTGGATATCTGCCAGGATATGATGGACGATTACGATTTCGTAGAAGGTGAAGTTCGTAACCTGATCGACAGTTCTGTTACGCTGAAGGTAGACGCAGGCCTGTTAACTGACGATGGTGTATATCCTAACCTGCACTCTGTAGACGAAGCAGCTTCTGAGTTCGATGCTGCCAATACATTAGGTAATACCATTGATCCTTGGGCTGGATCTGTACAGGAACCTAATATGTTCGACCTGGTTGTCGCTATGGCCTCTCAGATCATCGCTTTGGGCCAGGATAACAGCTACATGCCTAACGTAGTGCTTTGGAACACTATTGACAAGTATAAAAATATGCTTGTTAAGGATAAGAACAACCAGTACCTGCTGCCTCCGTTCGTGGTGAAAGTAGGTAACACAGAGTACACCATCGATAACATGCGTGTGGTTACAAGCCCGATCGTGCCTGCAAATAGCTGCTATGTGTTTGATAGCACCAAAGCTACCCTGTACAATCGTCGTGGTATTACTATCGAATTGTCTTATGAAAATAACGACAACTTCGAAACTGAAACAGTTACAATGAAGGCTTACCGTCGTATGAACCTGCTGATCCGTAACGTGAACAAAAATGCGTTCATGAAATGCTCAGATGTGGCTGCTGCGCTGGTAGCATTGAAAAAAGCTGAATAATTATGCGACACGTAAAATTCATTAAGGCTCACCCTGTCGGCATACCAGAAGGTAAAGAGGCAAAGATGACGCCTACACATGCACAACGTATGGTGGATGCCGGATATGCTGAATACATAGACGGTAAACCGGGTGAGCCTACCCAAAACACGG from the Candidatus Dependentiae bacterium genome contains:
- the terL gene encoding phage terminase large subunit yields the protein MQELHPVKASEWIKFTEEDKALLKQCGAVPVNDIFFPFWNSRARIKLLYGGYGSGKSVDIADNLINQALNDKYFKCYYGRKIFDTVRGSCFETLYERIEDHGLQQYFSYSPAPTSTMIIQCVNGNKFIPFGSDKPDKLKSIKDPTHIWCEEFDQFEDGDGEKQGDFQLLFPRLRTTKAITQFIGSFNTAPVMPNHWVLKYFFPELYVGEKAKIDILDGIDIQKIFANYSDNYFINQEEYYKQLVLASGGDTKLLDAIAKGDWGAASEGLLFPLNELKFYEPSAIATAKAEYLYIPVDPADKGGDFYAALKCLLIGNKVYITEVIFNNDGTDVNIPATVDMATGNKADFVEVEGNSGWVIAGKDIRKDINERMPECEVRIIKPYTAKETRILAMSSWVKHNVYFNPEYRGNKQYTAFINNVTNYRKEGKNPHDDGPDVLAQLGAFFKSTFSHLW
- a CDS encoding phage portal protein gives rise to the protein MRIGPFNISWGYKQLESQNAWKQDLGKYISCLSGGYAAANMIKLFESIPEVFAPIDTIAGAVCAAEWQLRRIKDDEVVYDNKVWNQLYNKPNWKQDWKKLVYNAIVYKYVTGNRYIYAYVPETLTVKMANVVNLWLLPPQYTTTRIKPNRPNYLQATGASDLVEYYDFQAGRDRLKIAPENILHDAFVDINPAVYENGIAADFLEGVSPLIACHYPMSNLMAVYEARNVIYVKRGSLGFLVSKKGDASGLMALTKTEKEELLKDYHNTYGLKHGKSPIAITSLPVDFIRTGLSIQELEPFTETDASSDAIYAALRVPRELKPRSEGATYENQKQAKRGLFTNVAIPEAMQLAVLFSTILKLNDEGYYLYPSFDHVEDLQENKKEKSDVDWRNNETNRVRFQHGIITLDDWIVASGLEATNIPLYTKRIFEMTPEEQAMVKAIISVKGGGNSSGNANDGNNAQDQNQNN
- a CDS encoding phage major capsid protein: MKRIKLKINRGLKRALIVSSILATIAVSSANAKAAGVKLMGTSLALVSVAAKLKKAKKWDDLDEGTQQFIELQDEQAKELNGELEAIKEAKEQLEADAKEAKEAAEKGNKTIEELQESVKKHAALFDQLKNRVEGVDKTGAIAKALKENEAKIKAFLEGGNKSGKLEIEVKAAQTAADIQTHTIGDYAPGIGQIPVRQAAIEPLFPVVNTSKEFIKYMDQESVVRDAKNVAGCAASNHNTKLEWKERNIQITKVRDFLDICQDMMDDYDFVEGEVRNLIDSSVTLKVDAGLLTDDGVYPNLHSVDEAASEFDAANTLGNTIDPWAGSVQEPNMFDLVVAMASQIIALGQDNSYMPNVVLWNTIDKYKNMLVKDKNNQYLLPPFVVKVGNTEYTIDNMRVVTSPIVPANSCYVFDSTKATLYNRRGITIELSYENNDNFETETVTMKAYRRMNLLIRNVNKNAFMKCSDVAAALVALKKAE